One segment of Babesia bigemina genome assembly Bbig001, chromosome : II DNA contains the following:
- a CDS encoding Splicing factor U2af, large subunit, with translation MAGGDYDAEPPRRYASDGRRESDSRHEYSRDSHRHDSRRDHRSRYSRRSRSRSRDRRSPPRRSSHRDRSRYSRGRDDRPRRYDRHEPESKDAHQERHEEDADALALNPNLSPSHARSRAAERRRRKAQADCIRRAGGFQKLADQEGHETVRLFWDGFQWVAKTGQAALMMNTDSAYMNSTRKLRRLYFGNLPLASGLTENAFQNIVWNEMRTRNFCNDPNVSPVLYVWFAKDKGNYGFVEFATVEETERALTMDGMNCMGAQLRVSRPNDYSTSGAKQPIPGMQTQNIIPPDAFKGSCLKVAQIVLPESVQKEIEYLDVLDDVREAFEKHGKIKTCAIVTPRHKDIAPNLKPGDVIVEFVDRESLLACVQNMQHRKYEKREIQFVPMEDEDYKHVAEPLILDLEALEREAE, from the coding sequence ATGGCGGGCGGAGATTACGACGCCGAACCGCCGCGAAGGTACGCCTCGGACGGAAGAAGGGAATCCGACTCACGGCACGAATACAGCAGGGATTCCCACCGCCATGACAGCAGGCGGGACCACCGCTCCAGGTATAGCCGCagaagcaggtcgaggagcAGAGACAGGAGAAGCCCGCCGCGAAGAAGCTCACACCGCGATAGGTCCAGGTACTCGCGTGGCAGGGATGACAGGCCGCGGCGATACGATAGGCACGAGCCCGAAAGCAAGGATGCTCATCAGGAAAGACATGAGGAAGATGCTGACGCATTGGCGCTGAACCCGAACTTGTCGCCCAGCCATGCCAGGTCCAGGGCAGCGGAGCGACGCAGGAGGAAGGCGCAGGCGGATTGCATCAGGCGTGCGGGAGGTTTCCAGAAGCTCGCCGACCAAGAAGGACACGAAACGGTGCGACTATTCTGGGACGGCTTCCAGTGGGTCGCAAAGACGGGGCAGGCCGCGCTCATGATGAACACCGACTCGGCGTACATGAACTCAACCAGGAAGTTGAGGAGGCTCTACTTCGGAAATTTGCCGTTGGCCTCGGGGCTAACGGAAAATGCATTCCAAAACATTGTATGGAATGAAATGAGGACGCGCAACTTCTGCAATGACCCCAACGTATCACCCGTACTCTATGTCTGGTTCGCCAAGGACAAGGGCAACTACGGGTTCGTTGAGTTCGCCACGGTCGAAGAGACTGAGAGGGCGCTCACCATGGATGGCATGAACTGTATGGGAGCGCAGTTGCGTGTCTCGAGGCCCAACGATTACTCGACCTCCGGCGCCAAGCAGCCCATACCCGGGATGCAGACGCAAAACATTATACCTCCGGACGCGTTCAAGGGCAGCTGCCTTAAGGTAGCGCAGATAGTGCTGCCGGAAAGCGTGCAGAAGGAAATCGAATACTTGGACGTCCTCGACGACGTCAGGGAGGCATTCGAAAAACACGGGAAAATCAAAACCTGCGCCATAGTCACCCCCAGGCACAAGGACATCGCCCCCAACCTCAAGCCGGGAGACGTCATCGTCGAGTTCGTGGATCGCGAATCGCTGCTTGCCTGCGTACAAAACATGCAACATCGCAAATACGAAAAGAGGGAAATACAATTTGTCCCGATGGAAGACGAGGACTACAAGCACGTGGCAGAGCCACTCATCCTGGATCTCGAGGCTCTGGAACGTGAGGCCGAGTGA
- a CDS encoding DNA topoisomerase, putative, with product MAIPKVLVVAEKPKIAEVLASSLCTDGDSLRKRKGKSNACMTWECRGRFLSSAADFVVTSTAGHVYSAAFASRYNNWSSTDPLDLFDADIVFEEATPENHIPQHLAYEAKGCSYLLLCLDNDREGENIAFEVIGICRPHLVDLGRKQIYRARFSALSKDDILRAMGSLGAPNKLESDAVHARQIIDLRVGCAFTRYQTKFFQEKYGDLDSSCISYGPCQTPTLFFCVDRYNAILRFQPEPYYKLTGEALCKGTRVRLTWSRGHVFDKSVIQIFHKAVCGIHPSVTLEQLRDATHGKVTAVSVKKSSHSPPKALNTVTMLKEASSRLGMGPQRAMHTAEHLYLSGYTSYPRTETDSYPTSFNWEDLVRKCRSTPEYGNLVETLMKSGTPLGPHGGRDAGDHPPITPVRLVSQGVLTGDDWRLYDLIVRHFLASIAGPCKVETTTYTINVNDELFQFSTSRKLERGYTIVSPSSDDNVVSTVSLAKGDKCEVANFSIEEGVTSPPPLLSESDLLDSMEKKGIGTDASMATHVHNIIARNFVKLVGNRQVEPTKLGKSLLDGYMQIDPELVLPSVRATIESYCNMIAEGKAECADVIRHVCRMFRLKFEYYTSKIELMNSLFETHFTRVENFGTPMSRCGICNRYMLFLNKAPMRLFCRNCSREYSLPSGGTIRLYKGLKCPLDNFELVQFQSRSRAFSLCPLCYNDPPFEDFGKKGMNCIDCAHPTCANGPRSVVLTCCPEECEGKLVLDVINGAPNWRFFCTVCAYKLHVSDNAKKISIVPDSECETCGSHYAKFELKDGTPLEGCVFCSDSMKKYLVNPLVLTRCSVTCAQAEEVQSPPEVQAHRTTQPRPRPPLT from the exons ATGGCTATACCTAAGGTATTGGTAGTGGCTGAGAAGCCCAAGATTGCCGAGGTGCTTGCCAGCAGTCTGTGCACCGACGGCGATTCTCTGCGTAAACGCAAAGGG AAATCGAACGCTTGCATGACATGGGAATGTCGAGGTCGCTTCTTGTCTTCAGCGGCCGACTTCGTGGTGACTTCGACAGCAGGTCATGTCTACTCCGCGGCCTTCGCTTCGCGCTACAACAACTGGTCGTCAACTGACCCGTTGGATTTGTTTGATGCGGATATTGTGTTTGAGGAGGCGACTCCCGAGAATCACATTCCGCAGCACCTGGCTTACGAAGCTAAGGGCTGCAGCTACCTGCTGTTATGCCTAGACAATGACAGGGAAGGGGAGAACATCGCCTTCGAGGTCATCGGCATATGCCGTCCGCATCTGGTTGATTTGGGCCGTAAGCAG ATTTACCGCGCCAGATTCTCTGCTCTGAGCAAAGATGATATTCTGCGCGCAATGGGCAGCTTAGGCGCGCCTAACAAGCTTGAGTCTGACGCAGTACACGCCCGGCAGATAATCGACCTGCGAGTGGGCTGCGCATTCACGCGTTACCAGACGAAGTTCTTCCAG GAGAAGTATGGCGATTTGGACTCGTCCTGCATATCGTATGGCCCGTGCCAGACCCCTACGCTATTCTTTTGCGTTGACCGCTACAACGCGATACTGAGGTTCCAGCCTGAGCCGTATTACAAG CTCACCGGAGAGGCGTTGTGCAAAGGTACAAGGGTACGGCTCACGTGGTCTCGAGGTCACGTGTTCGACAAGTCTGTAATCCAGATTTTTCACAAGGCGGTATGTGGCATTCATCCGTCCGTGACACTTGAGCAGTTACGGGACGCCACTCACGGCAAGGTCACCGCCGTGAGCGTGAAAAAGTCAAGCCACTCTCCACCAAAGGCGCTGAATACTGTGACCATGCTGAAGGAAGCGTCATCGCGTTTGGGCATGGGGCCGCAGCGTGCCATGCACACCGCTGAGCACCTGTATTTGTCTGGTTACACTTCGTACCCCAGGACTGAGACTGACAGCTACCCTACTTCGTTCAACTGGGAAGATCTGGTGCGCAAATGCCGATCAACTCCTGAGTACGGCAATTTGGTGGAAACTCTCATGAAG TCTGGCACTCCGTTGGGACCTCACGGTGGGCGTGACGCCGGAGACCACCCTCCTATAACTCCCGTGCGTCTCGTATCTCAGGGCGTGTTGACCGGCGACGACTGGCGTTTGTATGACCTGATCGTTCGTCACTTCCTGGCGTCGATTGCCGGGCCATGCAAGGTGGAGACCACTACGTACACTATTAACGTGAACGATGAGTTGTTCCAGTTCAGCACGTCTAGGAAGCTGGAACGCGGCTACACCATCGTATCGCCTTCATCGGATGATAATGTAGTGAGCACGGTGTCGCTTGCCAAGGGCGACAAGTGCGAGGTGGCGAACTTCAGCATAGAG GAAGGCGTCACGTCACCTCCACCGCTGCTGTCGGAGTCCGATTTGCTTGACTCCATGGAGAAGAAGGGCATCGGCACTGACGCCTCCATGGCCACCCACGTTCACAACATCATAGCTCGTAACTTCGTGAAGCTGGTCGGTAACCGTCAAGTTGAGCCCACTAAGCTCGGCAAATCGCTACTGGACGGCTACATGCAGATAGACCCCGAGCTCGTGCTTCCGAGCGTGCGTGCCACCATCGAGAGTTACTGCAACATGATCGCCGAAG GCAAGGCCGAATGCGCCGATGTGATTCGCCATGTCTGCCGCATGTTCCGTCTGAAATTCGAGTATTACACGAGCAAG ATCGAGTTGATGAACTCTCTGTTTGAGACCCATTTCACTCGCGTGGAAAATTTTGGGACGCCCATGAGTCGCTGCGGCATCTGCAACCGTTACATGCTGTTCCTTAACAAGGCGCCGATGCGTCTGTTTTGCAGGAACTGCTCGCGAGAGTACTCGCTGCCAAGCGGCGGCACCATCCGCTTGTACAAGGGTCTGAAGTGCCCTCTGGACAACTTCGAGTTGGTCCAATTCCAGAGTCGCAGCCGCGCTTTCTCGCTGTGTCCGCTGTGCTACAACGACCCCCCCTTCGAGGATTTCGGCAAAAAAG GCATGAACTGCATCGATTGTGCGCACCCTACATGTGCGAATGGTCCTAGGTCTGTGGTTCTGACGTGCTGCCCCGAGGAATGTGAGGGGAAGTTGGTCCTGGACGTCATTAATGGCGCACCCAACTGGAGGTTCTTCTGCACCGTCTGCGCGTACAAACTGCACGTCTCAGACAATGCCAAGA AAATCTCAATCGTTCCCGACTCGGAGTGCGAGACGTGCGGCAGCCACTACGCTAAGTTCGAGCTGAAGGACGGCACTCCGCTGGAGGGCTGCGTGTTCTGCAGCGATAGCATGAAGAAGTATCTGGTTAACCCGTTAGTTTTGACCCGGTGTAGCGTCACATGTGCCCAGGCCGAAGAAGTTCAATCACCACCGGAAGTTCAAGCGCACAGGACGACCCAGCCGCGGCCGAGGCCGCCACTGACGTAG